One window of the Oceanicaulis sp. genome contains the following:
- a CDS encoding uracil-DNA glycosylase, with protein sequence MSAPLSPEDLRTLQSLVDWWDQAGVETLPLSPSEVRRPAAARPAPPAAEAPRTTPAQARAAGFGAAPVQNAREIADRCKTLDQLREAVANFDGCPLRATATQAVFARGNPEAKVMVVGEAPGRDEDREGKPFVGVAGQLLDRMLGAIGLDETSAYITNVVFWRPPGNRKPTDAEIEACRPFAERHIALVRPDILVFAGNISAQTLLRVRTGITQLRGRWADYALPDGSSVPALPIFHPAFLLRRPQEKAKAWADLLSLKARIGESSAGR encoded by the coding sequence ATGTCCGCACCGCTATCGCCTGAAGACCTGCGCACGCTGCAAAGCCTCGTGGACTGGTGGGACCAGGCGGGGGTGGAGACGCTGCCGCTGTCGCCATCAGAAGTGCGCCGTCCCGCCGCCGCAAGGCCCGCCCCGCCCGCGGCCGAGGCCCCGCGCACCACGCCCGCCCAGGCGCGCGCGGCCGGGTTCGGCGCAGCGCCGGTTCAGAACGCCCGCGAGATCGCGGACAGGTGCAAGACGCTCGATCAGCTGCGCGAGGCGGTTGCGAACTTCGACGGCTGCCCGCTGCGCGCCACCGCGACCCAGGCCGTGTTCGCGCGCGGAAATCCCGAAGCCAAGGTGATGGTCGTCGGCGAAGCGCCGGGCCGGGACGAGGACCGCGAAGGAAAGCCCTTCGTGGGCGTGGCCGGGCAGCTGCTGGACCGGATGCTCGGCGCGATCGGGCTTGATGAGACCAGCGCCTACATCACCAATGTCGTGTTCTGGCGACCGCCGGGCAATCGCAAGCCCACCGACGCCGAGATCGAGGCCTGCCGCCCCTTCGCCGAGCGGCATATCGCACTGGTCCGCCCCGACATTCTGGTCTTCGCGGGCAATATCAGCGCGCAGACGCTTTTAAGGGTGCGCACCGGCATCACCCAGCTGCGCGGCCGCTGGGCGGACTACGCCCTGCCCGACGGAAGCAGCGTGCCCGCCCTGCCGATCTTCCACCCGGCCTTCCTTCTGCGCCGCCCGCAGGAGAAGGCGAAGGCGTGGGCGGATCTTCTGAGTTTGAAGGCGAGGATTGGAGAGAGTTCAGCCGGACGCTGA
- a CDS encoding enoyl-CoA hydratase-related protein: MTDEILVSDDARVRTIRFNRPGKKNAITRAMYTAMAEALESANEAEVRVVIIAGSDGVFSAGNDLVDFMEAPPHIGGGDTPPVERFMRALMGCEKPVIAAVDGLAVGIGTTLLLHCDLAYATPRAVFSAPFVNLALAPEFGSSQILPGLVGRVVASELLLLGAKWDADKAAAKHLVTDVLPEAGFEDAVRAIAADLAGKAPGAVKTAKMLIGLPEEDLQGRIVREGGLFADQLRSEEFKEAATAFMERRAPDFSRFD, translated from the coding sequence ATGACCGACGAGATCCTGGTGTCCGACGACGCCCGCGTCCGCACGATCCGCTTCAACCGCCCCGGCAAGAAGAACGCGATCACGCGGGCGATGTACACGGCGATGGCCGAGGCGCTGGAAAGCGCGAACGAGGCCGAGGTGCGCGTGGTGATCATCGCAGGCTCGGACGGCGTGTTCAGCGCGGGCAACGACCTTGTCGACTTCATGGAGGCGCCGCCTCATATCGGCGGCGGCGACACCCCGCCGGTGGAGCGCTTCATGCGCGCGCTCATGGGCTGCGAAAAGCCGGTGATCGCGGCGGTGGACGGGCTCGCGGTCGGCATCGGCACGACGCTTTTGCTGCATTGCGACCTCGCCTACGCCACGCCGCGCGCGGTCTTCTCCGCCCCCTTCGTCAATCTCGCCTTGGCGCCGGAATTCGGCTCGAGCCAGATCCTGCCGGGCCTTGTGGGCCGGGTGGTGGCGAGCGAGCTTCTGCTGCTCGGCGCGAAATGGGACGCGGACAAAGCCGCCGCCAAGCACCTCGTCACGGACGTTCTGCCCGAGGCCGGCTTCGAGGACGCGGTACGCGCGATCGCCGCCGATCTGGCCGGCAAGGCGCCCGGCGCAGTGAAGACCGCCAAGATGCTCATCGGCCTGCCCGAAGAGGACCTTCAGGGCCGCATCGTGCGCGAAGGCGGGCTCTTCGCCGATCAGCTGCGCTCTGAGGAGTTCAAGGAGGCCGCGACCGCCTTCATGGAGCGCCGCGCGCCGGACTTCTCGCGCTTCGACTGA
- a CDS encoding DUF2237 domain-containing protein, whose translation MPFDQTYNRGEGGPLNVLGGPLALCGQNPVTGFYRDGCCQTGPHDRGVHTVCAVMTEEFLAFTASRGNDLSTPQPDFRFPGLKPGDRWCLCASRWLEAFEAGCAPQVVLNASHARTLQIVPLAALKAHAADLN comes from the coding sequence ATGCCGTTCGACCAGACCTATAATCGCGGCGAAGGCGGCCCGCTCAATGTTCTGGGCGGGCCGCTCGCCCTGTGCGGCCAGAACCCGGTCACCGGCTTTTATCGCGACGGGTGCTGCCAGACCGGCCCGCATGATCGCGGCGTTCACACGGTGTGCGCAGTGATGACCGAGGAGTTCCTGGCCTTCACCGCCAGCCGGGGCAACGATCTGTCCACGCCGCAGCCCGATTTCCGCTTCCCCGGCCTCAAGCCCGGCGACCGCTGGTGCCTGTGCGCCAGCCGCTGGCTCGAAGCGTTCGAGGCGGGCTGCGCGCCGCAGGTCGTTCTGAACGCCAGCCATGCCCGCACGTTGCAGATCGTACCGCTGGCGGCGCTGAAGGCGCACGCGGCCGATCTGAACTGA
- a CDS encoding GNAT family N-acetyltransferase yields MTETITETRDGERGRYVLSEDGGDSELTYLLAGTRMVIDHTYTPPALRGRGQAARLVERAVSDARDRGWSVVPQCPYVKIKIDRTPALQDVLDESWRAGTG; encoded by the coding sequence ATGACCGAGACGATCACCGAGACGCGAGACGGCGAACGGGGCCGCTATGTCCTGAGCGAGGACGGCGGGGACAGCGAGCTGACCTATCTTCTGGCCGGTACGCGCATGGTGATCGACCACACCTACACCCCGCCGGCGCTGCGCGGACGAGGTCAGGCCGCCCGGCTCGTCGAGCGGGCGGTCTCCGACGCGCGCGATCGGGGCTGGTCGGTCGTGCCGCAATGTCCTTATGTGAAGATCAAGATCGACCGCACGCCCGCGCTTCAGGACGTTCTGGACGAAAGCTGGCGAGCCGGCACGGGCTGA
- a CDS encoding GNAT family N-acetyltransferase translates to MAEFEITEERGDTKGRYVATAPGKPEAELTYSIASATLIIIDHTGVPDDWRGMGVGKALVERAVTDARERGVKIIPLCPFAKAQIEKTPDWRDVLN, encoded by the coding sequence ATGGCGGAGTTCGAGATCACCGAAGAGCGCGGCGACACCAAGGGCCGCTATGTCGCGACCGCGCCTGGCAAGCCCGAGGCCGAGCTCACCTATTCGATCGCCAGCGCGACGCTGATCATCATCGACCATACCGGCGTGCCCGACGACTGGCGCGGCATGGGCGTGGGCAAGGCGCTGGTCGAGCGCGCGGTCACCGACGCGCGCGAGCGCGGGGTCAAGATCATCCCGCTCTGCCCCTTCGCGAAGGCGCAGATCGAGAAGACCCCGGACTGGCGGGACGTTCTGAACTAG
- a CDS encoding serine hydrolase, translating to MRRFLLGAAGVLALGAAAGLVWLNGSDTGRIYLPTATGLTAKQACSMTFVSGLEPERALALYVHPLLGGAAGLVSANVDETRREATASILGLFWRQRAVYREGLGCTLVHGGDDFDASASLEPLPPAPMALNAGLRDAAFDTGALNAALDAAFTEDGRNTLAALVLYDGELVAERYADGVGPDTPLHGWSMTKSLAATMAGVLAQRGLIDIHAEGQIPALAEAGRPEITIHHLLTMTGGLAGYELNDGTDPNSDMLFTEPDMAGFAATRAQIAAPGERWDYQSGNTILAGAGLEPRLGDTPQARVAAVREMLFEPLNMGGAIVEPDEAGTLKWSSYMYAPARDWARMGQLYIDGGRAPDGEQIIPEAWADYVSTPTPGSNGNYGSGFWMYETGLPEDTFIMNGFQGQYAFVIPSEDLVIVRLGATNFQSDGAIDFANAVLASRRDTAPSDPAEEEDAEAAPSAP from the coding sequence ATGCGAAGGTTTCTGCTCGGCGCGGCCGGGGTGCTGGCGCTCGGCGCTGCGGCGGGGCTGGTCTGGCTGAACGGCTCGGACACCGGCCGGATCTATCTGCCGACCGCCACGGGGCTCACCGCCAAGCAGGCGTGCTCGATGACCTTTGTCTCGGGCCTTGAGCCGGAACGGGCGCTCGCGCTTTATGTCCATCCGCTGCTGGGCGGCGCGGCGGGGCTCGTGAGCGCAAACGTCGACGAGACCCGGCGGGAGGCGACCGCCTCGATCCTGGGGCTGTTCTGGCGGCAGCGCGCGGTCTATCGCGAGGGGCTCGGCTGCACCCTGGTCCACGGCGGGGACGATTTCGACGCCTCGGCCTCGCTCGAACCCCTGCCGCCCGCGCCGATGGCGCTGAACGCCGGGCTGCGCGACGCCGCCTTCGACACCGGCGCCCTGAACGCGGCGCTGGATGCCGCCTTCACCGAGGACGGGCGCAACACTCTGGCGGCGCTTGTTCTTTATGACGGCGAGCTCGTCGCCGAGCGCTACGCCGACGGGGTCGGGCCGGACACCCCGCTGCACGGCTGGTCGATGACCAAATCGCTCGCCGCCACGATGGCGGGCGTTCTGGCCCAGCGCGGCCTGATCGACATTCACGCCGAGGGACAAATCCCCGCCCTGGCCGAGGCCGGCCGGCCGGAGATCACGATCCATCACCTGCTGACCATGACCGGCGGGCTGGCGGGGTATGAGCTCAACGACGGCACCGATCCCAATTCCGACATGCTGTTCACCGAGCCCGACATGGCCGGCTTCGCCGCCACCCGCGCGCAGATCGCCGCGCCGGGCGAGCGCTGGGACTATCAGTCGGGCAACACGATCCTGGCCGGCGCCGGGCTGGAGCCGCGTCTGGGCGACACGCCGCAGGCCCGCGTCGCCGCGGTGCGCGAGATGCTGTTCGAGCCGCTGAACATGGGCGGCGCCATCGTCGAGCCCGACGAGGCCGGCACGCTGAAATGGTCGAGCTACATGTACGCCCCGGCGCGCGACTGGGCGCGCATGGGCCAGCTCTATATCGACGGCGGCCGGGCGCCGGACGGAGAACAGATCATCCCCGAGGCCTGGGCGGATTACGTCTCAACGCCGACGCCGGGCTCGAACGGAAATTACGGCTCGGGCTTCTGGATGTACGAGACCGGCCTTCCCGAAGACACCTTCATCATGAACGGATTTCAGGGCCAGTACGCCTTCGTCATCCCCTCCGAAGACCTGGTGATCGTCCGCCTGGGCGCGACGAATTTCCAGAGCGACGGCGCGATCGACTTCGCCAACGCCGTGCTGGCGTCCAGGCGCGACACAGCGCCGTCGGACCCTGCTGAGGAGGAAGACGCCGAGGCGGCGCCGAGCGCGCCCTGA
- a CDS encoding UbiD family decarboxylase, whose protein sequence is MAYKSLREFLDLLENEGDLKRVSRPVSTHLEMTEIQTRLLARKGPAVLFENPVHEDGRPSEMPALVNLFGTVERVARAVTLGGEPRRTAAQLREVGELLAFLRQPEPPRGFRDALDMLPLAKTVMSMRPQTVRKAPCQEIVLEGDDIDLGRLPIQGCWPGEPAPLITWPLVVTKGPSDAKEDDFNLGIYRMQKLGKDRTLMRWLKHRGGAQHYQRWKKSKPEPLPAAAVLGADPGTILAAVTPVPDTLSEYQFAGLLRGRKAELVPCKTVPLKVPAEAEIVIEGHVLLDEDGPEGPYGDHTGYYNSVERFPVFKVSAITMRRDPIYLTTFTGRPPDEPSVLGEALNEVFIPLVRQQFPEIVDFWLPPEGCSYRIAVISMKKAYPGHAKRVMMGAWSYLRQFMYTKWVIVVDDDIDARDWKDVMWALSTRMDPARDVTLIENTPIDYLDFASPVSGLGSKIGLDATNKWEGETNREWGEKLYMERDIIDRVDAMWGELGLE, encoded by the coding sequence ATGGCCTACAAATCCCTGCGCGAATTCCTCGACCTGCTCGAAAACGAAGGCGACCTGAAGCGGGTTTCCCGCCCGGTCTCGACCCATCTGGAGATGACCGAGATCCAGACCCGCCTGCTGGCCAGGAAAGGCCCGGCGGTGCTGTTCGAGAACCCGGTCCACGAGGACGGCCGGCCCAGCGAGATGCCCGCGCTGGTGAACCTGTTCGGCACGGTGGAGCGGGTGGCGCGCGCGGTGACGCTGGGCGGCGAGCCGCGGCGGACGGCCGCGCAGCTGCGCGAGGTGGGCGAGCTTCTGGCCTTCCTGCGCCAGCCCGAACCCCCGCGCGGCTTCAGGGACGCGCTGGACATGCTGCCGCTGGCGAAGACCGTGATGAGCATGCGCCCGCAGACCGTGCGCAAGGCGCCCTGCCAGGAAATCGTGCTGGAAGGCGACGACATAGACCTCGGCCGTCTGCCTATCCAGGGCTGCTGGCCGGGCGAGCCGGCGCCGCTGATCACCTGGCCGCTGGTGGTCACGAAAGGTCCTTCGGACGCGAAAGAGGACGACTTCAATCTCGGCATCTACCGCATGCAGAAGCTGGGCAAGGACCGGACGCTGATGCGCTGGCTGAAGCATCGCGGCGGCGCCCAGCATTATCAGCGCTGGAAGAAATCAAAGCCCGAACCCCTGCCCGCCGCCGCGGTGCTGGGCGCGGACCCCGGCACGATCCTGGCCGCAGTCACCCCCGTGCCCGACACGCTGAGCGAATACCAGTTCGCAGGCCTCCTGCGCGGCCGGAAAGCCGAGCTCGTGCCCTGCAAGACCGTGCCGCTGAAAGTGCCCGCCGAAGCCGAAATCGTGATCGAGGGCCATGTCCTGCTCGACGAGGACGGCCCGGAGGGCCCGTACGGCGATCACACCGGGTATTACAACTCGGTCGAGCGCTTCCCGGTCTTCAAGGTCAGCGCCATCACCATGCGCCGCGACCCGATCTATCTGACCACCTTCACAGGCCGGCCGCCCGACGAGCCGTCCGTCCTGGGAGAAGCGCTGAACGAGGTCTTCATCCCGCTGGTCCGACAGCAATTTCCCGAGATCGTCGATTTCTGGCTGCCGCCCGAAGGGTGCAGCTACCGCATCGCCGTGATCAGTATGAAGAAAGCCTATCCCGGCCACGCCAAGCGCGTGATGATGGGCGCGTGGTCGTACCTGCGCCAGTTCATGTACACCAAATGGGTGATCGTGGTGGACGACGACATCGACGCGCGCGACTGGAAGGACGTGATGTGGGCGCTGTCCACCCGCATGGACCCCGCCCGCGACGTCACCCTGATCGAGAACACGCCCATCGACTACCTGGACTTCGCCTCCCCGGTCTCGGGCCTCGGCTCGAAGATCGGCCTGGACGCCACCAACAAATGGGAAGGCGAAACCAACCGGGAGTGGGGCGAAAAGCTCTACATGGAGCGGGATATTATCGACCGCGTCGACGCGATGTGGGGGGAGTTGGGGTTGGAGTGA
- a CDS encoding amidohydrolase, with translation MRIRLVHAFAAAASLSVIAACSPREAAPEAVPAADRVFTGGVIHTGLGETVELVAVTGDRVVFAGSAAEGAAYLGAATETVDLAGAVMFPGFTDSHVHVIGVGSRERNLNLENVRSIAELQAAVAGAAADETSTIIAGRGWIETHWPEGRFPTAADLDAVEAERPVVLVRADGHALVANTAAMTAVGITAETPDPEGGAIRRDAEGNATGMFIDTAMAPFAALQGEPTGEERAALYQLGAEVLAASGWTGVHNMSVAFEDVAIMERLAAEGRLPIRIANYVDPEDYDAAAALVGAEAVTEPVITPGVKFYMDGALGSRGAALLSPYDDAPGETGLFLSREPGSVDMMQAALEDGVQLAVHAIGDAGNRALLDWMEQSFAAVPEAERAEPDPRWRVEHAQVLHPDDIPRFGQMAVIASMQPSHAIGDLHFAPRRIGLQRLEGAYAWRSLVESGALIAGGSDAPVERGEARIEFYAAAVRKDLDGFSGEGWNPDQALDRDTALKLFTAWPAYATRREAELGTIEAGKLADFSVFDRDLMVVDEASLREARPVMTVVGGEVVWRAE, from the coding sequence ATGCGCATTCGCCTTGTTCACGCTTTCGCCGCTGCGGCGTCGCTTTCGGTCATCGCCGCCTGTTCGCCGCGCGAGGCGGCGCCGGAGGCTGTACCGGCCGCCGACCGGGTCTTCACCGGCGGGGTGATCCACACCGGGCTCGGCGAGACCGTCGAGCTGGTCGCGGTCACCGGCGATCGTGTCGTGTTCGCCGGTTCAGCGGCCGAGGGCGCGGCCTATCTGGGCGCAGCCACCGAAACCGTCGATCTCGCTGGCGCGGTGATGTTTCCCGGCTTCACCGACTCCCATGTCCATGTGATCGGGGTGGGGTCGCGCGAGCGCAATCTCAATCTCGAAAACGTCCGCTCCATCGCAGAGCTTCAGGCCGCCGTCGCCGGCGCCGCCGCCGACGAGACCTCGACGATCATCGCGGGCCGCGGCTGGATCGAGACCCACTGGCCCGAGGGGCGCTTCCCCACCGCCGCCGACCTCGACGCGGTGGAGGCCGAACGCCCCGTGGTGCTGGTGCGCGCGGACGGCCACGCGCTGGTCGCCAACACCGCCGCGATGACCGCGGTCGGGATCACGGCGGAGACGCCCGATCCCGAAGGCGGCGCGATCCGGCGTGACGCGGAGGGAAACGCCACCGGCATGTTCATCGACACCGCCATGGCGCCCTTCGCCGCGCTTCAGGGCGAACCGACAGGCGAGGAGCGTGCGGCGCTTTATCAGCTCGGCGCCGAAGTGCTCGCCGCCTCGGGCTGGACCGGCGTTCACAATATGAGCGTCGCGTTCGAGGACGTCGCGATCATGGAGCGCCTGGCCGCCGAAGGCCGGCTGCCGATCCGCATCGCGAACTATGTCGACCCCGAGGATTACGACGCCGCGGCCGCCCTCGTGGGCGCCGAAGCGGTCACCGAGCCCGTGATCACGCCGGGGGTGAAGTTCTACATGGACGGCGCGCTGGGCTCGCGCGGGGCGGCGCTTTTATCGCCCTATGACGACGCGCCGGGCGAGACGGGGCTGTTTCTGAGCCGCGAGCCGGGCTCCGTCGACATGATGCAGGCCGCCCTTGAAGACGGCGTGCAGCTCGCCGTTCACGCCATCGGGGATGCGGGCAATCGCGCCCTGCTGGACTGGATGGAGCAAAGCTTCGCCGCCGTGCCCGAGGCCGAACGCGCCGAGCCCGATCCGCGCTGGCGGGTCGAGCACGCCCAGGTGCTGCACCCTGACGATATTCCGCGCTTCGGGCAGATGGCGGTGATCGCCTCCATGCAGCCCAGCCACGCCATCGGCGATCTGCACTTCGCGCCCCGCCGGATCGGCCTTCAGCGGCTCGAAGGCGCCTACGCCTGGCGCTCACTGGTGGAGAGCGGCGCGCTCATCGCCGGCGGGTCGGACGCGCCGGTCGAACGCGGCGAAGCGCGGATCGAGTTCTACGCCGCCGCGGTGCGGAAGGACCTCGACGGCTTCTCCGGCGAAGGCTGGAATCCCGATCAGGCGCTCGATCGCGACACCGCCCTGAAACTCTTCACCGCCTGGCCCGCCTACGCCACGCGGCGCGAGGCCGAGCTGGGGACGATCGAAGCGGGCAAGCTCGCCGACTTCTCGGTGTTTGATCGGGATCTGATGGTCGTGGATGAAGCGAGCCTGCGCGAGGCGCGGCCGGTGATGACGGTGGTCGGCGGCGAGGTTGTGTGGCGGGCGGAGTGA
- a CDS encoding DUF2064 domain-containing protein, translating into MSARPRPGTDLFCATARAVGVRRHLGPTVVIGTDAPQITRADIAAAFAALKRHDAVIGPAADGGYWLLGLARPAPAGLFDGVRWSHAQTRSDLEARLARCGLQKIAYLRALRDIDEAGDLAALRKDRRS; encoded by the coding sequence ATGTCGGCGAGACCCCGGCCGGGGACTGACCTGTTTTGCGCGACCGCCAGAGCGGTCGGTGTTCGCCGCCATCTCGGCCCAACCGTCGTCATCGGCACGGACGCGCCTCAGATCACCCGCGCGGACATCGCCGCCGCCTTCGCCGCCCTGAAGCGTCATGACGCCGTGATCGGGCCTGCGGCGGACGGCGGCTACTGGCTGCTGGGCCTGGCGCGGCCTGCGCCGGCCGGGCTGTTCGACGGCGTGCGCTGGTCGCACGCGCAGACCCGGAGCGATCTCGAAGCGCGGCTCGCAAGGTGCGGGCTTCAAAAAATCGCGTATCTTCGCGCCCTCAGGGATATCGACGAGGCGGGAGATCTCGCCGCGCTCAGAAAGGACCGCCGATCATGA
- a CDS encoding TIGR04283 family arsenosugar biosynthesis glycosyltransferase, giving the protein MTRIVTVIPALDAARSLPATLQSLAEAERAGLGGGWILADGGSSDRTVEIARRSGCAVLSGARGRGAQLAAGGEAALERARRGDWLMFLHADTVLQPGWSAAARTFIDTHADRDRAGYFDFTLDAAGHRARRLERAVAWRCRAFGLPYGDQGLLIPAAFYARLGGYKPWPLFEDVDLVRRIGKRRLAPIGARACTSAERFTSEGYARRSLRNLVLLGRYYAGASPERLARAYRK; this is encoded by the coding sequence ATGACCCGGATCGTCACCGTCATCCCCGCGCTCGATGCGGCGCGCAGCCTGCCCGCCACGCTGCAGAGCCTGGCCGAGGCCGAGCGCGCAGGGCTGGGCGGGGGCTGGATCCTGGCAGACGGCGGATCGTCGGACCGCACCGTGGAGATCGCGCGGCGTTCGGGCTGCGCGGTGCTCAGCGGCGCGCGCGGGCGGGGCGCGCAGCTGGCCGCGGGCGGCGAAGCGGCGCTGGAACGCGCGCGCCGGGGCGACTGGCTGATGTTTCTTCACGCCGACACGGTGCTGCAGCCGGGCTGGAGCGCAGCAGCGCGCACATTCATCGACACCCACGCCGACCGCGACCGGGCGGGCTATTTCGATTTCACGCTGGACGCGGCGGGCCATCGCGCGCGGCGGCTGGAACGCGCCGTGGCCTGGCGCTGCCGGGCGTTCGGCCTGCCCTATGGCGATCAGGGGCTGCTCATCCCGGCGGCCTTCTATGCGCGCCTTGGGGGTTATAAACCCTGGCCGCTGTTCGAGGACGTCGATCTGGTGCGCCGGATCGGCAAGCGCCGGCTCGCACCGATCGGCGCGCGCGCCTGCACCAGCGCCGAACGTTTCACAAGTGAAGGATATGCGCGCCGCTCGCTGCGCAATCTCGTTCTGCTCGGCCGCTATTACGCCGGGGCGAGCCCGGAGCGGCTGGCCCGCGCCTATCGCAAGTGA
- a CDS encoding PA0069 family radical SAM protein has product MSNATGRFERERREPFDDGWPAEEAAPKLKTTLIRDGARTILTTNDSPDISFNRSINPYRGCEHGCIYCYARPSHAYWGYSAGLDFESKIFFKPQAPELLEKTFRKRNYVVEPILIGANTDPYQPVERELRLTRRLLETCLKYRHPVSLITKNAGVMRDLDVLGELASLGLAKAAMSITTLDRKLARSMEPRTSTPARRLEAVRALTEAGVPVTVMTAPIITGLTCHEIEALLEASAEAGAVHAGYVLLRLPLEVRDLFVEWLKAERPGAAEKVMSLVRQTRGGKDYDARWNVRGVGEGPIAELIAKRFRNAARKHGLDRARPKLRCDLFERPLETDAQMSLF; this is encoded by the coding sequence GTGTCGAACGCCACAGGCCGGTTCGAGCGCGAGCGGCGCGAACCCTTCGACGACGGCTGGCCGGCCGAGGAGGCTGCGCCGAAGCTGAAAACCACGCTGATCCGGGACGGCGCGCGGACGATTCTGACGACGAACGACAGCCCGGACATCAGCTTCAACCGCTCGATCAACCCCTATCGCGGTTGCGAGCACGGCTGCATCTACTGCTACGCCCGGCCCAGCCACGCCTATTGGGGCTATTCCGCCGGGCTGGATTTCGAGAGCAAGATCTTCTTCAAACCCCAGGCGCCGGAACTGCTCGAGAAAACGTTTCGCAAGCGAAACTATGTCGTCGAGCCGATCCTGATCGGGGCGAACACCGACCCCTACCAGCCGGTCGAGCGCGAGCTTAGGCTGACCCGGCGCCTGCTCGAGACCTGTCTGAAATACCGCCACCCGGTGAGCCTGATCACCAAGAACGCCGGGGTGATGCGCGATCTCGACGTGCTGGGCGAGCTGGCGTCCCTGGGCCTTGCGAAGGCGGCGATGTCGATCACCACGCTCGACAGAAAGCTCGCCCGGTCGATGGAGCCCAGAACCTCCACGCCCGCCCGCCGACTCGAAGCGGTGCGCGCGCTGACAGAGGCGGGCGTGCCGGTGACGGTGATGACAGCGCCGATCATCACCGGGCTCACCTGCCACGAGATCGAAGCGCTGCTCGAAGCCAGCGCCGAGGCCGGCGCCGTGCACGCCGGCTATGTGCTGCTGCGCCTGCCGCTGGAAGTGCGCGATCTCTTCGTCGAATGGCTGAAGGCCGAACGGCCCGGCGCGGCGGAGAAGGTGATGAGCCTCGTGCGCCAGACCCGGGGCGGCAAGGATTACGACGCGCGCTGGAATGTCCGCGGCGTCGGCGAAGGCCCGATCGCCGAGCTCATCGCCAAACGCTTCAGGAACGCCGCGCGCAAGCACGGCCTCGACCGAGCACGTCCGAAACTCAGATGCGACCTGTTCGAGCGGCCGCTCGAGACCGACGC